A section of the Parasteatoda tepidariorum isolate YZ-2023 chromosome 6, CAS_Ptep_4.0, whole genome shotgun sequence genome encodes:
- the LOC107450013 gene encoding lymphotoxin beta receptor inhibitor, with product MNLICSLLFICYFGFSLGHQHQQAYQPPQQPAYQQQVPQHAHPQEGQAHGGQHTTGQPNMLRDKTHVQDREHIKEHLQGVVGNQPDVSKMSEEELQFHYFKMHDNDDNNKLDGCELIKSVLHWHVEESNAMGTNAPHQGTTKIFQDNELSLMIDPILDMDDRNKDGFIDYPEFVAAQKSRGFTP from the exons atGAATCTCATTTGCTCTCTTTTGTTCATTTGTTACTTTGGTTTTTCACTTGGTCACCAACATCAACAAGCTTATCAACCTCCACAACAACCAGCTTATCAACAACAAGTACCTCAGCATGCTCATCCACAAGAAGGTCAAGCCCATGGTGGTCAACACACAACTGGTCAACCAAATATGTTAAGAGACAAAACACATGTTCAAGATAGAGA gCACATAAAAGAACATTTGCAAGGAGTTGTAGGAAATCAACCAGACGTGAGCAAGATGTCAGAGGAAGAGCTGCAATTCCATTACTTCAAGATGCACGACAATGATGACAACAACAAACTGGATGGATGTGAGCTCATCAAGTCTGTTCTTCACTGGCatg TTGAAGAGAGTAATGCTATGGGAACAAACGCCCCGCACCAAGGAACGACAAAGATTTTCCAGGACAATGAACTATCACTGATGATTGATCCTATTTTAGATATGGACGACAGGAACAAAGATGGTTTCATCGACTACCCAGAATTTGTTGCAGCACAAAAATCACGAGGGTTCACgccttaa
- the LOC107449985 gene encoding uncharacterized protein, translating to MRIYIGTALILSLLYLTTEAQQVGQPLFCHGCVAVLKELHKELKNSSGRKNAVTQSVNNLCKIDKFVSYTFSPPKMIKACNYIVDSHKQELIESLTEFYRKFKTADNLPLQEEFCENTINACEGVRRPTKDSEMKPHGFSVDDAQQQLNDAARRSFTPPADDDFQIPKPPYRATPHEEL from the exons ATGAGAATATACATAGGAACAGCGCttatattatctttattataccTCACAACTGAAGCTCAGCAAGTTGGACAAC CTCTGTTTTGTCATGGATGTGTTGCTGTTCTAAAAG AGTTGCACAAGGAACTGAAGAATTCCTCGGGAAGGAAAAATGCAGTCACTCAAAGCGTCAACAATCTCTGCAAAATCGATAAATTTGTTTCCTACACATTTAGTCCACCCAAAATGATAAAAGCTTGCAATTATATTGTAG attCTCATAAGCAAGAACTTATTGAAAGTCTGACAGAGTTTTATAGAAAGTTCAAGACAGCTGATAATTTACCTTTACAAGAAGAATTCTGTGAAAATACAATCAATGCATGCGAAGGAGTGAGGCGACCCACAAAAGATAGTGAG ATGAAGCCTCATGGATTCTCGGTGGATGATGCGCAGCAGCAGCTGAATGATGCAGCAAGGAGAAGCTTCACACCACCAGCTGATGATGATTTTCAAATACCCAAACCCCCCTACAGAGCCACCCCACACGAAGAACTTTAA